One stretch of Caldinitratiruptor microaerophilus DNA includes these proteins:
- a CDS encoding thiamine pyrophosphate-dependent dehydrogenase E1 component subunit alpha produces MATRTGSRHGELGLTDERMLEMYYYMLLTRRLDERLWLLQRSGKIPFVISAQGQEGAQVGAAFALEKGVDWVVPYYRDLGTVLVMGMTPREVFLHAFAREGDPSSGGRQMAHHWSHRRWNIVSGSSPVATQVPHAVGIALGARMQGKNIVVLTALGEGSSNQGDFHEALNFAGVHKLPVIVHVQNNEYAISVPLRKQLACQNVADRAAGYGMPGVVVDGTDVLEVYRVFREAVARARRGEGPTLIESKNVRLTAHSSDDDDKTYRPREELEAARRRDPLATTRQYLYEAGLLDEAREKELEDRVRREIDEAAAWAEAQPHPSVESMFRHVYKEA; encoded by the coding sequence GTGGCGACCCGGACCGGAAGCCGCCACGGGGAGCTGGGGCTGACGGACGAGCGGATGCTGGAGATGTACTACTACATGCTCCTCACCCGCCGTCTGGACGAGCGCCTGTGGCTCCTGCAGCGCAGCGGCAAGATCCCCTTCGTCATCTCCGCGCAGGGGCAGGAGGGCGCCCAGGTGGGTGCGGCCTTCGCCCTGGAGAAGGGGGTCGACTGGGTGGTGCCCTACTACCGGGACCTCGGCACGGTCCTGGTGATGGGGATGACCCCCCGGGAGGTGTTCCTGCACGCCTTCGCCCGGGAGGGCGACCCGTCCTCCGGCGGCCGCCAGATGGCGCATCACTGGAGCCACCGGCGGTGGAACATCGTGAGCGGGTCGTCGCCCGTGGCCACGCAGGTGCCGCATGCGGTGGGGATCGCCCTCGGCGCCCGGATGCAGGGCAAGAACATCGTGGTCCTGACCGCGCTGGGCGAGGGGTCCTCGAACCAGGGCGACTTCCACGAAGCCCTGAACTTCGCGGGCGTGCACAAGCTGCCCGTGATCGTTCACGTGCAGAACAACGAGTACGCGATCTCGGTACCCCTGAGGAAACAGCTGGCGTGCCAGAACGTGGCCGACCGGGCCGCCGGCTACGGCATGCCCGGGGTGGTCGTCGACGGCACCGACGTCCTTGAAGTGTACCGGGTGTTCCGCGAGGCCGTGGCCCGGGCCCGGCGGGGCGAGGGGCCCACGCTCATCGAGTCGAAGAACGTGCGCCTCACCGCCCACTCGTCCGACGACGACGACAAGACCTACCGCCCGCGGGAGGAGCTCGAGGCGGCCCGCCGCCGCGACCCCCTGGCGACCACCCGCCAGTACCTGTACGAGGCGGGCCTCCTGGACGAGGCGCGGGAGAAGGAACTGGAGGACCGGGTCCGCCGGGAGATCGACGAGGCCGCCGCCTGGGCGGAGGCCCAGCCGCATCCGAGCGTGGAGAGCATGTTCCGGCACGTGTACAAGGAGGCCTGA
- the lpdA gene encoding dihydrolipoyl dehydrogenase has product MPEFDLVILGGGTGGYVAAIRAGQLGMKVAVVERDRVGGTCLHRGCIPTKAFLRSAEVYHDLTHAAEYGLRAGEVGVNWAQVLARKDKVVTNLWKGVQGLLRKNGVTVIEGTGTLMAPSIFTPNGWVSVETAGGGQEKLEAQHILIATGSRPRTLGIPVDGEHVFTSDEAVNWDRLPDSVVILGGGAIGMEWASLYADLGVRVTVLEMLPRILPLEDEEVSAEAEKLLRRRKIEIVTGAKVDPQSVRVEGGRVTLRYEAGGEARQAEAGMLLVSVGRAPNSEGIGLENFERIRLDRGYIVVDEYGRTGQPGIYAIGDVVGGGLAHVAAHQGIVAVEHMAGLEPHPVDLKKVPRCTYTRPEVASVGLTEAEARAAGHEVKVGKFPFRGIGKALVFGDVDGFAKLVADAKTGELLGAHLIGPHVTDLISEAGLALLLNATAWEVSVAVHPHPTLSEIFGEAALATEGRAIHI; this is encoded by the coding sequence ATGCCCGAGTTCGACCTCGTCATCCTCGGTGGCGGCACAGGCGGTTACGTGGCGGCCATCCGCGCCGGCCAGCTGGGCATGAAGGTGGCCGTGGTGGAGCGCGACCGGGTGGGCGGAACGTGCCTGCACCGGGGCTGCATCCCCACCAAGGCGTTCCTGCGCAGCGCGGAGGTGTACCACGACCTCACCCACGCGGCCGAGTACGGCCTCCGGGCCGGCGAGGTGGGCGTGAACTGGGCACAGGTCCTGGCCCGCAAGGACAAGGTCGTCACGAACCTCTGGAAGGGCGTCCAGGGCCTCCTGCGCAAGAACGGCGTGACCGTGATCGAGGGCACGGGCACGCTCATGGCCCCGTCCATCTTCACCCCCAACGGCTGGGTTTCCGTCGAGACCGCCGGAGGCGGGCAGGAGAAGCTCGAGGCGCAGCACATCCTCATCGCCACGGGGAGCCGGCCCCGGACGCTGGGGATCCCCGTCGACGGGGAGCACGTCTTCACCTCGGACGAGGCCGTGAACTGGGACCGCCTGCCGGACAGCGTCGTGATCCTGGGCGGGGGAGCCATCGGCATGGAGTGGGCCTCCCTGTACGCCGACCTGGGCGTGCGGGTCACGGTGCTCGAGATGCTGCCCCGCATCCTGCCGCTGGAGGACGAGGAGGTCTCGGCGGAGGCGGAGAAGCTGCTGCGCCGGCGCAAGATCGAGATCGTCACGGGGGCGAAGGTCGACCCGCAGAGTGTCCGCGTCGAGGGCGGGCGCGTCACCCTGCGGTACGAGGCCGGCGGGGAGGCGCGGCAGGCGGAGGCCGGGATGCTCCTGGTGTCGGTCGGGCGGGCGCCGAACAGCGAAGGGATCGGCCTGGAGAACTTCGAGCGCATCCGGCTCGACCGGGGTTACATCGTGGTGGACGAGTACGGCCGCACGGGCCAGCCGGGCATCTATGCGATCGGCGACGTCGTCGGGGGCGGCCTGGCGCACGTGGCGGCGCACCAGGGGATCGTCGCCGTGGAGCACATGGCGGGCCTGGAGCCGCACCCGGTCGACCTCAAGAAGGTCCCCCGGTGCACGTACACCCGGCCGGAGGTGGCCTCGGTGGGCCTCACGGAAGCGGAGGCCCGGGCGGCCGGGCACGAGGTGAAGGTCGGGAAGTTCCCCTTCCGGGGGATCGGCAAGGCGCTGGTGTTCGGCGACGTGGACGGCTTCGCGAAGCTGGTGGCCGACGCGAAGACCGGCGAGCTGCTGGGGGCGCACCTGATCGGCCCGCACGTGACGGACCTCATCAGCGAGGCCGGCCTCGCCCTGCTGCTGAACGCCACCGCCTGGGAGGTGTCGGTGGCGGTCCACCCGCACCCGACGCTCTCGGAGATCTTCGGCGAGGCGGCACTGGCGACCGAAGGCAGGGCGATCCATATCTAG
- the gap gene encoding type I glyceraldehyde-3-phosphate dehydrogenase → MHGAVLRVAINGFGRIGRMVCRRLLQSPLLQVVAVNASYDSQILAHLLRRDSLHGVLDRTVEAGEDALWVDGQEIRLTHERDPARLPWAEIGVDLVIEATGKFRGGEGAQAHLDAGAGRVIVTAPAKGHVDATIVYGVNHHTFDPERHRLISAASCTTTCLAPIVKVLHEAFHLETGLMTTVHSYTSDQNLLDNPHKDLRRARGAGFNIIPTTTGAAKAVGLVVPEVAGRLTGYALRVPTPDVSVVDLTARFREPVTVESVNRVLREAAEGELKGILGYSEEPLVSSDYVGDSRSGIVDGLSTLVGRDNLVKVVAWYDNEWGYSCRVADLAEHMARTLLRAAEEETPVAAG, encoded by the coding sequence GTGCACGGAGCCGTGCTGCGCGTCGCCATCAACGGGTTCGGCCGGATCGGCCGGATGGTTTGCCGCAGGCTACTCCAGAGCCCGCTCCTCCAGGTCGTCGCCGTCAACGCCTCGTACGACAGCCAGATCCTGGCCCACCTGCTCCGGCGCGACAGCCTCCACGGGGTACTCGACCGCACGGTGGAGGCCGGAGAGGACGCCCTGTGGGTGGACGGGCAGGAGATCCGCCTCACCCACGAACGCGACCCGGCCCGCCTGCCGTGGGCGGAGATCGGGGTCGACCTGGTCATCGAGGCGACGGGCAAGTTCCGCGGCGGCGAGGGGGCACAGGCGCACCTGGACGCCGGCGCCGGCCGGGTCATCGTGACCGCGCCGGCCAAGGGTCACGTCGACGCCACCATCGTCTACGGGGTGAATCACCACACCTTCGACCCCGAACGCCACCGGCTGATCAGCGCCGCCTCGTGCACCACCACCTGTCTGGCGCCCATCGTGAAGGTCCTGCACGAGGCGTTCCACCTCGAAACCGGTCTCATGACGACCGTCCATTCCTACACGAGCGATCAGAACCTGCTCGACAACCCGCACAAGGACCTGCGGCGCGCCCGCGGCGCCGGCTTCAACATCATCCCGACCACGACCGGCGCGGCGAAGGCGGTGGGCCTCGTCGTGCCCGAGGTCGCCGGGCGGCTCACGGGCTACGCCCTGCGGGTGCCGACCCCGGACGTCTCCGTCGTGGACCTGACGGCCCGCTTCCGCGAGCCGGTGACGGTCGAGTCCGTGAACCGCGTCCTGCGCGAGGCGGCCGAGGGGGAACTCAAGGGGATCCTCGGGTACAGCGAGGAGCCCCTGGTTTCCTCGGACTACGTCGGCGACTCCCGCTCGGGCATCGTCGACGGCCTTTCCACCCTGGTCGGCCGCGACAACCTGGTCAAGGTCGTGGCGTGGTACGACAACGAGTGGGGCTACTCCTGCCGGGTGGCCGACCTCGCCGAGCACATGGCCCGCACCCTCCTCCGCGCCGCCGAGGAGGAGACCCCGGTGGCGGCCGGCTAG
- a CDS encoding D-2-hydroxyacid dehydrogenase produces MAETLLVYHRTEADEIVRLLREGGYPGPILRATAPEEATALSPEAEILLAGRFPAEAMERARRLRWIQSLWAGVEQWMSLPIPDGVVLTRMVGPFGPLIAQYVFAHLLAHAYHIDLFRQQQARREWKQHRPERLMGRVLGVAGLGAIGTEIARLGQALGMRIRGLNRSGAPHPLAERVFPVRDVREFVREVDYLVLVLPNTPETYHLFDRSVLENLKPGAVLVNVGRGATVDEAALADVIRSGRIRLAVLDVFETEPLPPESPLWDLPGVVITPHCSGPTVPADAVPVFLENYRRWVSGEPLLGVVDRQRGY; encoded by the coding sequence GTGGCAGAGACGCTCCTGGTGTATCACCGCACCGAAGCCGACGAGATCGTCCGTCTCCTGCGCGAAGGCGGTTACCCCGGGCCGATCCTGCGGGCGACGGCCCCCGAGGAGGCCACGGCGCTCAGCCCCGAAGCCGAGATCCTCCTGGCCGGGCGCTTTCCAGCCGAGGCCATGGAGCGCGCCCGCCGCCTGCGCTGGATCCAGAGCCTGTGGGCGGGCGTGGAGCAGTGGATGAGCCTGCCCATCCCTGACGGCGTGGTGCTGACCCGGATGGTGGGTCCCTTCGGCCCCCTGATCGCCCAGTACGTCTTCGCCCACCTGCTGGCCCATGCCTACCACATCGATCTCTTCCGCCAGCAGCAGGCGCGCCGCGAGTGGAAGCAGCACCGCCCGGAGCGCCTCATGGGGCGGGTTCTCGGCGTGGCCGGGCTCGGGGCGATCGGCACCGAGATCGCCCGGCTCGGCCAGGCGCTGGGCATGCGGATCCGGGGGCTCAACCGGAGCGGGGCGCCGCATCCGCTCGCGGAGCGGGTCTTCCCGGTGCGGGACGTGCGGGAGTTCGTCCGGGAGGTCGACTACCTCGTACTGGTCCTCCCGAACACCCCGGAGACCTACCACCTGTTCGACCGATCTGTGCTGGAGAACCTGAAGCCGGGCGCCGTGCTGGTGAACGTCGGCCGGGGCGCCACGGTCGACGAGGCTGCCCTGGCCGACGTGATCCGGTCCGGGCGGATCCGGCTGGCCGTCCTCGACGTCTTCGAGACCGAGCCGTTGCCGCCGGAGAGCCCGCTCTGGGACCTGCCCGGGGTCGTGATCACGCCGCACTGCTCCGGCCCCACCGTTCCTGCCGATGCCGTCCCTGTCTTCCTCGAGAACTACCGCCGCTGGGTGAGCGGTGAGCCGCTCCTGGGTGTGGTCGACCGGCAGCGGGGCTACTGA
- a CDS encoding PaaI family thioesterase: protein MNSLNAASTEGTGFERSPFWHLLGMRVLTERPGYAEVELPVRPELLQVQGVVHGGVISALADSAAAAAFRLIAPDEPISTIELTVTYIAPVKEGRLVARAEILSARRRIFVADVRITDGDGSLIAVARAVYRRFSPARPATMAGPARSADGPA, encoded by the coding sequence TTGAACTCGCTGAACGCCGCCAGCACGGAGGGAACCGGCTTCGAGCGCTCGCCGTTCTGGCATCTCCTCGGAATGCGCGTCCTGACCGAGCGTCCCGGCTACGCGGAGGTCGAGCTCCCCGTCCGGCCTGAGCTCCTGCAGGTCCAGGGCGTCGTCCACGGCGGGGTGATCAGCGCTCTGGCCGACTCGGCCGCCGCGGCGGCCTTTCGGCTGATCGCGCCGGACGAGCCGATCAGCACGATCGAGTTGACGGTCACGTACATCGCCCCGGTGAAGGAGGGACGCCTGGTCGCCCGGGCGGAGATCCTGAGCGCCCGCCGGCGCATCTTCGTGGCGGACGTCCGGATCACGGACGGGGACGGGAGCCTGATCGCCGTGGCGCGGGCAGTCTACCGGCGGTTTTCCCCGGCCCGACCGGCGACCATGGCCGGACCGGCTCGGAGCGCGGACGGCCCGGCGTGA
- a CDS encoding sulfite oxidase-like oxidoreductase has protein sequence MREERARIPPGQVVTRKWPVLHHGDVPRVDLATWTFRVWGLVEEPRTWTWEEFQALPRERVRVDIHCVTRWSRLDTEFEGVPARVLLDAAGALPEARHVLVHAEAGFTTNLPLEDLLRENVLLADRADGEPLTPEHGWPLRLVVPHLYFWKSAKWVRGFELLHEERLGFWERNGYHRRGDPWKQERYWDD, from the coding sequence TTGCGGGAGGAAAGGGCCCGGATCCCCCCGGGGCAGGTCGTGACCCGCAAGTGGCCGGTGCTCCACCACGGTGACGTGCCCCGGGTGGACCTCGCCACCTGGACCTTCCGGGTGTGGGGCCTCGTGGAGGAACCCCGCACGTGGACCTGGGAAGAGTTCCAGGCCCTCCCCAGGGAGCGGGTCCGGGTCGACATCCACTGCGTCACCCGCTGGAGCCGGCTGGACACCGAGTTCGAGGGGGTTCCCGCCCGGGTGCTGCTGGACGCCGCCGGTGCTCTTCCGGAGGCCCGGCACGTCCTGGTGCACGCCGAGGCCGGCTTCACCACGAACCTGCCTCTCGAGGACCTCCTGCGGGAGAACGTCCTGCTGGCCGACCGTGCCGACGGCGAGCCCCTCACCCCCGAGCACGGCTGGCCCCTGCGCCTTGTCGTCCCCCACCTGTACTTCTGGAAGAGCGCGAAGTGGGTACGGGGCTTCGAGCTCCTGCACGAGGAGCGCCTCGGGTTCTGGGAGCGGAACGGGTATCACCGCCGGGGCGACCCGTGGAAGCAGGAGAGGTACTGGGATGACTGA
- a CDS encoding sigma-54 interaction domain-containing protein yields MTYLRPDPATIPVRRVVSVDAHAPVRAIRESDAPVVVLLRDGLPSGAARRVALLPLLGGRDERAAADLPWRPVTVRRGLSLDDLTDPSLYEGFSVLVGEDGQVRGAVDPADLGVWVARNLALLEARFRSVLTLSEHAISIIDGEGNVVAWNETAERLYGISPQAILGRPLASFFRPEDLWSLKAIRHGTSVRQGYHLPRPDVHVIINAAPVELDGQVVGAVSVEQDVTRLVRMNEQLQAARTEVQALQSRVEQFRQAGAGDPFRAVTGRAEGVRRAVELARRAAGTSATVLIRGESGVGKDLLAQAIHSASDRSRGPFIAINCGAIPPSLFESELFGYEPGAFTGAERKGKPGKLELAHGGTLFLDEVADLPLEIQVKLLRVLQDRTFYRVGGTRPQTVDIRVIAATNRDIEEMVRRGAFRADLYYRLNVICIELPPLRERPDDLPDLIHQFLQEFSLKYDRRILGVQPEVMEALFRYHWPGNIRELRNVIERLVVLADDGIIRVAQLPEHLLPSPSADASPRAPAPRIVPPVRAVADPAAPVPPAPAARSATVERPAAPAPHAALSGRAAAAAVLPLGSAAEAAERQAIEAALAATGGNRARAARLLGVSRATLYNKLRRLGLAGGTIETGR; encoded by the coding sequence ATGACGTATCTCCGCCCTGACCCCGCCACGATTCCCGTACGCCGGGTGGTCTCCGTCGACGCCCATGCTCCCGTCCGGGCCATCCGGGAGAGCGATGCGCCCGTGGTGGTGCTCCTGCGTGACGGGCTCCCGTCCGGCGCCGCGCGGAGGGTCGCCCTCCTGCCCCTGCTCGGTGGGCGCGACGAACGGGCCGCGGCCGACCTGCCCTGGCGCCCGGTGACGGTCCGCCGCGGCCTCAGCCTGGACGACCTCACCGACCCGTCGCTCTACGAGGGCTTCTCCGTACTGGTGGGGGAGGACGGGCAGGTGCGCGGGGCGGTCGACCCTGCCGACCTCGGCGTCTGGGTGGCCCGAAACCTGGCCCTGCTGGAGGCCCGGTTCCGCTCGGTGCTCACGCTGAGCGAGCACGCGATCTCGATCATCGACGGCGAGGGCAACGTGGTCGCCTGGAACGAGACCGCCGAGCGCCTCTACGGGATCTCCCCCCAGGCGATCCTGGGCCGCCCCCTGGCCTCCTTCTTCCGGCCGGAGGACCTCTGGAGCCTCAAGGCGATCCGGCACGGGACCTCGGTGCGGCAGGGCTACCACCTGCCCCGGCCGGACGTGCACGTGATCATCAACGCGGCGCCCGTCGAGCTGGACGGGCAGGTGGTCGGCGCGGTCTCGGTCGAGCAGGACGTGACGCGGCTCGTCCGCATGAACGAGCAGCTCCAGGCGGCCCGGACGGAGGTCCAGGCGCTGCAGTCCCGGGTCGAGCAGTTCCGCCAGGCAGGGGCCGGGGACCCCTTCCGGGCGGTCACCGGGCGGGCCGAGGGAGTCCGCCGGGCGGTGGAGCTGGCGCGCCGGGCGGCCGGCACGTCGGCGACGGTCCTCATCCGCGGCGAGAGCGGGGTAGGCAAGGACTTGCTCGCGCAGGCCATCCACAGCGCCTCCGACCGCTCCCGGGGGCCCTTCATCGCCATCAACTGCGGGGCGATCCCCCCCTCGCTCTTCGAGAGCGAGCTGTTCGGGTACGAGCCCGGCGCCTTCACCGGCGCGGAACGCAAGGGCAAGCCGGGCAAGCTGGAGCTGGCGCACGGCGGCACGCTCTTCCTGGACGAGGTGGCCGACCTGCCGCTGGAGATCCAGGTGAAGCTCCTCCGGGTGCTGCAGGACCGGACCTTCTACCGGGTCGGGGGCACCCGCCCCCAGACGGTGGACATCCGGGTGATCGCCGCGACCAACCGGGACATCGAGGAGATGGTCCGCCGCGGCGCCTTCCGGGCGGACCTGTACTACCGGCTGAACGTGATCTGCATCGAGCTGCCCCCGCTGCGGGAGCGGCCGGACGACCTGCCCGACCTCATCCACCAGTTCCTGCAGGAGTTCAGCCTCAAGTACGACCGGCGGATCCTGGGCGTGCAGCCGGAGGTCATGGAGGCGCTCTTCCGGTACCACTGGCCCGGCAACATCCGGGAGCTGCGCAACGTGATCGAGCGGCTGGTGGTGCTGGCGGACGACGGCATCATCCGCGTCGCCCAGCTCCCCGAGCACCTGCTGCCGTCCCCCTCCGCCGACGCGAGCCCCCGGGCGCCCGCACCGCGCATCGTGCCGCCGGTGCGCGCCGTCGCCGATCCGGCCGCGCCGGTGCCGCCCGCCCCCGCGGCGAGGTCCGCTACCGTGGAGAGGCCCGCTGCCCCGGCGCCGCATGCCGCTTTGTCCGGGCGCGCGGCTGCCGCGGCCGTCCTGCCCCTCGGCAGCGCCGCGGAGGCGGCCGAGCGACAGGCGATCGAGGCGGCGCTGGCGGCGACCGGCGGGAACCGGGCCCGGGCCGCGCGCCTCCTCGGCGTCTCCCGGGCCACACTGTACAACAAGCTGCGCCGCCTCGGACTGGCGGGTGGTACAATCGAAACCGGGAGGTGA
- the pruA gene encoding L-glutamate gamma-semialdehyde dehydrogenase produces MAVAEFRNEPATDFGREENRRAYEAAIRKVESQFGRDYPLIIGGERVTTAEKIVSRNPAAPSEVVGTTGKAGPAEVDRALEAARKAFETWSRTDPLARARILWKAAAIMRRRKHELSATMTVEVGKTWPEADADTAEAIDFLEFYGREMARLAQAQPLTRLMGEDNEVYYLPLGVGVIHSPFNFPLAILTGMTSAAIVAGNTVLVKPSVHTPVIAAKFFEILEEAGLPPGVANYVPGDPAEIGEMLTTDPRIHFVSFTGSAAVGAKIHEQAARVQPGQRFLRRVVAEMGGKDAIIVDSEVDVDEAVLGIVTSAFGFGGQKCSACSRAIVLEDRYDEVLEKVTKAAQALRLGDPRRPEVQMGPVGSEAAYRRVLEYIQIGRGEGRLVTGGGAPEGLGDGYFVSPTIFADVDPHARIAQEEIFGPVLAFFKAGSFEEAVAIANDTQYGLTGSVYSRNRANLEYARREFHVGNLYFNRKCTGALVGVHPFGGFKMSGTDSKAGGRDYLLLFTQAKSVSEKF; encoded by the coding sequence GTGGCGGTTGCAGAGTTCCGGAACGAACCGGCCACCGACTTCGGCCGCGAGGAGAACCGCCGGGCGTACGAGGCGGCGATCCGGAAGGTCGAGTCGCAGTTCGGCCGGGACTACCCCCTCATCATCGGCGGCGAACGCGTGACCACCGCGGAGAAGATCGTCTCGCGCAACCCGGCGGCGCCCTCCGAGGTCGTCGGCACCACCGGCAAGGCCGGTCCGGCCGAGGTCGACCGCGCGCTGGAGGCGGCCCGCAAGGCCTTCGAGACGTGGAGCCGCACGGATCCCCTGGCGCGGGCCCGGATCCTGTGGAAGGCGGCGGCCATCATGCGGCGCCGCAAGCACGAGCTGAGCGCCACCATGACCGTGGAGGTCGGCAAGACCTGGCCGGAGGCAGATGCGGACACGGCGGAGGCCATCGACTTCCTCGAGTTCTACGGGCGCGAGATGGCCCGGCTGGCCCAGGCGCAGCCCCTGACCCGCCTGATGGGCGAGGACAACGAGGTCTACTACCTGCCCCTCGGTGTGGGCGTGATCCACTCGCCCTTCAACTTCCCGCTGGCGATCCTCACGGGGATGACCTCCGCGGCCATCGTGGCCGGGAACACCGTGCTGGTCAAGCCCTCGGTCCACACGCCGGTCATCGCCGCGAAGTTCTTCGAGATCCTCGAAGAGGCAGGGCTGCCGCCCGGGGTGGCCAACTACGTCCCCGGCGATCCGGCGGAGATCGGCGAGATGCTCACCACCGACCCCCGGATTCACTTCGTCAGCTTCACCGGGTCGGCGGCGGTGGGCGCGAAGATCCACGAGCAGGCGGCCCGGGTGCAGCCGGGGCAGCGGTTCCTCCGTCGGGTCGTGGCCGAGATGGGCGGCAAGGACGCCATCATCGTGGACTCGGAGGTGGACGTGGACGAGGCCGTGCTGGGCATCGTCACCTCCGCCTTCGGCTTCGGGGGCCAGAAGTGCTCGGCGTGCTCACGGGCGATCGTCCTCGAGGACCGCTACGACGAGGTCCTGGAGAAGGTGACGAAGGCGGCCCAGGCCCTGCGCCTCGGCGACCCGCGGCGGCCGGAGGTCCAGATGGGACCGGTCGGCTCCGAGGCGGCGTACCGGCGGGTTCTGGAGTACATCCAGATCGGCCGGGGCGAGGGCCGCCTGGTGACCGGCGGCGGGGCGCCGGAAGGGCTCGGCGACGGCTACTTCGTCTCGCCGACGATCTTCGCGGACGTGGACCCGCACGCCCGGATCGCCCAGGAGGAGATCTTCGGCCCGGTGCTGGCGTTCTTCAAGGCCGGCAGTTTCGAGGAGGCCGTCGCCATCGCCAACGACACGCAGTACGGCCTCACCGGGTCCGTGTACAGCCGCAACCGGGCCAACCTGGAGTACGCCCGGCGGGAGTTCCACGTCGGCAACCTGTACTTCAACCGCAAGTGCACGGGCGCCCTCGTCGGAGTGCACCCCTTCGGCGGCTTCAAGATGTCCGGCACCGATTCGAAGGCCGGCGGACGGGACTACCTCCTTCTCTTCACGCAGGCGAAGAGCGTGTCCGAGAAGTTCTGA
- a CDS encoding branched-chain amino acid ABC transporter substrate-binding protein, giving the protein MSKVRRVVTALGLAAAVALAAGCGGGGGSGGQPSGSQAQGGGSGGGEAAGTIRIGVQGPLTGNYAYEGTGFVRAITMLADEINQAGGVNGKKIEILKEDDKGDPKEAALAAQKLVSQKVVAVVGSYSSSATEPAQQIYADAGILHITPSSTATKLSEKGIKTFFRTAFIDDAQGRFAANFLVKELGKQKIALVHDNSTYAKGLAEWTKKYVEENGAQVVFFDALNPKEKDFSPLLTKLKGTQPDAIFFTGYFSEGGLLLKQARDLGIEATFAAGNANNNPEFFKIAGKDLAKQAIIVSEPMPVDLAAQNPDAKKFIDSYKQKYGEEPGSVWIVSAADAFRVIVEAITKTGKTDGKALAEYLHTQLKDFPGLTGPINFNEKGDRTGTIHRAYTFDDNGTLVPFKK; this is encoded by the coding sequence GTGTCCAAGGTACGTCGCGTCGTCACAGCCCTGGGACTGGCCGCGGCCGTCGCCCTGGCAGCGGGCTGCGGCGGCGGGGGTGGATCCGGCGGGCAGCCGTCCGGGAGCCAGGCCCAGGGCGGCGGATCGGGCGGCGGGGAGGCCGCCGGGACCATCCGCATCGGGGTCCAGGGGCCGCTCACCGGGAACTATGCGTACGAAGGTACGGGGTTCGTGCGGGCCATCACCATGCTGGCCGACGAGATCAACCAGGCCGGCGGCGTGAACGGAAAGAAGATCGAGATCCTCAAGGAGGACGACAAGGGCGACCCGAAGGAGGCCGCGCTGGCCGCACAGAAGCTCGTCAGCCAGAAGGTCGTCGCCGTCGTCGGCAGCTACTCCTCCAGCGCCACCGAGCCCGCCCAGCAGATCTACGCCGACGCCGGCATCCTTCACATCACTCCCTCCTCCACCGCCACCAAGCTCAGCGAGAAGGGCATCAAGACGTTCTTCCGCACCGCCTTCATCGACGACGCTCAGGGTCGCTTCGCGGCGAACTTCCTGGTGAAGGAACTGGGGAAGCAGAAGATCGCCCTGGTGCACGACAACTCCACGTACGCCAAGGGCCTGGCCGAGTGGACGAAGAAGTACGTCGAGGAGAACGGCGCGCAGGTCGTGTTCTTCGACGCCCTGAACCCCAAGGAGAAGGACTTCAGCCCGCTCCTCACCAAGCTGAAGGGCACCCAGCCCGACGCCATCTTCTTCACCGGCTACTTCTCCGAGGGCGGGCTCCTGCTGAAGCAGGCCCGTGACCTGGGGATCGAGGCCACCTTCGCGGCCGGCAACGCGAACAACAACCCCGAGTTCTTCAAGATCGCCGGCAAGGACCTGGCCAAGCAGGCGATCATCGTCTCCGAGCCCATGCCGGTCGACCTCGCCGCCCAGAACCCCGACGCCAAGAAGTTCATCGACAGCTACAAGCAGAAGTACGGCGAGGAGCCGGGCAGCGTGTGGATCGTCTCGGCCGCCGACGCCTTCCGGGTGATCGTCGAGGCCATCACGAAGACCGGCAAGACGGACGGCAAGGCGCTGGCCGAGTACCTGCACACCCAGCTGAAGGACTTCCCGGGCCTGACCGGACCGATCAACTTCAACGAGAAGGGCGACCGCACCGGCACCATCCACCGCGCCTACACCTTCGACGACAACGGAACCCTCGTCCCCTTCAAGAAGTGA